GCTTTGGTATTCCAATGGGTTATGGAGGACCACATGCAGCATATTTTGCAACAAAAGAAGCTTACAAACGTGATATTCCTGGACGTATTATTGGTGTAACTAAAGATGCTAATGGTAACAGAGCTTTACGTATGGCTTTACAAACCAGAGAGCAACACATTAAACGCGACAAAGCAACCTCTAACATTTGTACAGCCCAAGTGTTATTAGCAGTTATGGCTGGTATGTATGCTGTGTATCATGGACCAAAAGGATTAACTTTTATTGCAAATCAAGTACATAATGCAACGTCAACATTAGCTAACGCCTTAACTAAAATGGGTATTGAGCAATTAAACAGTTCATTTTTTGATACACTTCAGGTTACAGCTAATGCTTCAACTGTAAAAACAATTGCAGAAAAGCACGAGGTTAACTTCTATTATCCTAATGACAATACGGTTACAATCTCAATCAACGAGACAACTTCTGTTAAAGATATCAATCAAATTATAGCAATTTTCGCTGAAGCGGAAACAAAGCCGACTACAACAATCGATAGTTTTACAGAAGCAAACAATATACAAAACAGCATACAACGTCAATCTGAGTTTTTAACTTTAGACGTGTTTAACACGCATCATTCTGAAACCGAATTAATGCGTTACATAAAAGGTTTAGAGCGCAAGGATTTAGCCTTAAACCACTCTATGATTTCTCTTGGATCTTGCACAATGAAGCTTAATGCTGCTTCAGAAATGCTACCATTAAGTTCTCCAAATTGGGGAAGCATCCATCCATTTGTTCCTTTAGATCAAGCTGAAGGTTACCAACAAATGCTAAAAGCATTAGAAGATCAATTAACTGAAATCACTGGTTTTGCAGGTACCTCTTTACAACCTAACTCTGGAGCTCAAGGTGAGTATGCTGGATTAATGGTTATTAGAGCGTATCACGAATCTAGAAACGATCATCATAGAAACATCTGTTTAATACCAAGTTCGGCTCACGGAACCAATCCTGCAAGTGCAGTAATGGCTGGAATGAAAGTGGTGGTTACTAAAGCTGATGAAGATGGTAATATTGATGTAGAGGATTTACGAGAAAAAGCCGAATTGCATAAAGACAATCTAGCTGCTTTAATGGTAACTTACCCATCTACTCATGGTGTTTATGAGTCTGGAATTAAAGCTATCACACAATTAATACACGATAATGGTGGTCAAGTCTATATGGATGGAGCCAACATGAATGCTCAAGTTGGATTAACTAATCCTGGAAATATTGGAGCAGACGTTTGTCACTTAAACTTACACAAAACCTTTGCTATTCCTCATGGTGGTGGTGGACCTGGCGTTGGACCAATTTGTGTTGCTAAACAATTAGTGCCATTTTTACCTGGTAATCCTGTTGTAAAAACTGGTGGTGATCAAGCTATAACTGCTATTTCTGCAGCTCCTTTTGGATCTGCTTTAGCATGTTTAATATCTTATGGTTACATAAAAATGTTAGGTGCTGAAGGATTGAAAAAATCAACCGAAATAGCTATACTTAACGCTAACTATATCAAACACAGATTACAAGGTGCTTTTGAAACTTTATACTCTGGAGAACAAGGTCGTGCAGCGCATGAGATGATTATAGATTGTCGTCCATTTAAAGAGCATGGTATTGAGGTTGTGGATATTGCAAAACGTTTAATGGACTATGGTTTTCATGCTCCAACGGTTTCTTTTCCAGTTGCAGGAACTATGATGATTGAACCTACAGAAAGTGAAAGTAAAGCAGAAATGGATCGTTTTTGTGACGCTATGATTTCTATTAGAAAAGAAATTGATGCTGCAACTAAGGATGACGATAATAATCCTTTAAAAAATGCACCTCATACATTAGCTATGTTAACAAGTGACGAATGGTTATTACCATACACTCGTGAGAAAGCTGCTTATCCTTTGGATTACGTGGTGGACAACAAGTTTTGGCCTTCTGTACGTCGTGTGGACGACGCTTATGGAGACCGAAATTTAATATGTACTTGTGCTCCAATTGAAGCTTATATGGATGCTAACTAAACGTTGGACATCGTAAATAATTAACCAATAAAATTGCCTTTAGTTTTTTACTGCTTATCTTAGCAGTTAAACAATTAAAGGCAATCCTTTTTTTATGAATATTAAGATTATTGGAACAGGAAGTTACATTCCAAGTACTATTGAAAAAAATGAAGATTTTTATAATCATGAGTTTTTAAATGCTGATGGTTCTAAAATAAATAGCACAAATGAAGTTATCGTTGATAAATTCAAAGCCATTACAGGTATTGAAGAAAGACGTTACATAAAATCAGAATTATTAAACTCTGACATTGCATTTTATGCAGCCGAAAAAGCAATTGCTGATGCTAAAATCGACAAAGAAACTTTAGACTATATTATTGTTGCCCACAATTATGGTGACATAAAACACAATACAGAACAAAGTGACACTGTCCCTAGTATAGCCTCACGTGTAAAACATTTATTACAAATTAAAAATCCTAAATGTGTTGGTTACGACTTACTATTTGGATGTCCAGGTTGGATAGAGGGTGTTATACAAGCCAATGCTTTTATTAAATCAGGAATAGCAAAACGCTGTTTAGTTATTGGAACGGAAACATTATCTCGCGTTGTAGATAAACATGACAGAGACTCCATGATTTATAGTGATGGCTCTGGAGCTGTAATTGTAGAAGAAACCAATGACGATAGTGGAATTATTGCACACGAGTCCGCTACCTATGCATTAGATGAAGCTCATTTTATCTTTTTTGGAGAAACCAATAATTTAGAATCTACTAGTCAACGTAGATACATTAAAATGTATGGTCGTAAAATTTACGAATTCGCTTTAACCAA
The genomic region above belongs to Olleya sp. Hel_I_94 and contains:
- the gcvP gene encoding aminomethyl-transferring glycine dehydrogenase: MNTNAFALRHIGPRENDQKLMLQTVNADTIEQLISETVPAPIRLEKDLQLDEAMTEYEYSNHINNLSKLNKTYKTYIGLGYHPTILPAVIQRNILENPGWYTAYTPYQAEIAQGRLEALLNFQTMVTDLTGMELANASLLDESTAAAEAMSLLFAVRERDQKKAGVSKFFVSNTILPQTLSLLQTRATPIGVELVIGDETTFDFSTDFFGAILQYPGKDGQITDIKTFIEKANANNIKVAVAADILSLVKLEAPGKFGADVVVGTTQRFGIPMGYGGPHAAYFATKEAYKRDIPGRIIGVTKDANGNRALRMALQTREQHIKRDKATSNICTAQVLLAVMAGMYAVYHGPKGLTFIANQVHNATSTLANALTKMGIEQLNSSFFDTLQVTANASTVKTIAEKHEVNFYYPNDNTVTISINETTSVKDINQIIAIFAEAETKPTTTIDSFTEANNIQNSIQRQSEFLTLDVFNTHHSETELMRYIKGLERKDLALNHSMISLGSCTMKLNAASEMLPLSSPNWGSIHPFVPLDQAEGYQQMLKALEDQLTEITGFAGTSLQPNSGAQGEYAGLMVIRAYHESRNDHHRNICLIPSSAHGTNPASAVMAGMKVVVTKADEDGNIDVEDLREKAELHKDNLAALMVTYPSTHGVYESGIKAITQLIHDNGGQVYMDGANMNAQVGLTNPGNIGADVCHLNLHKTFAIPHGGGGPGVGPICVAKQLVPFLPGNPVVKTGGDQAITAISAAPFGSALACLISYGYIKMLGAEGLKKSTEIAILNANYIKHRLQGAFETLYSGEQGRAAHEMIIDCRPFKEHGIEVVDIAKRLMDYGFHAPTVSFPVAGTMMIEPTESESKAEMDRFCDAMISIRKEIDAATKDDDNNPLKNAPHTLAMLTSDEWLLPYTREKAAYPLDYVVDNKFWPSVRRVDDAYGDRNLICTCAPIEAYMDAN
- a CDS encoding 3-oxoacyl-ACP synthase III family protein; protein product: MNIKIIGTGSYIPSTIEKNEDFYNHEFLNADGSKINSTNEVIVDKFKAITGIEERRYIKSELLNSDIAFYAAEKAIADAKIDKETLDYIIVAHNYGDIKHNTEQSDTVPSIASRVKHLLQIKNPKCVGYDLLFGCPGWIEGVIQANAFIKSGIAKRCLVIGTETLSRVVDKHDRDSMIYSDGSGAVIVEETNDDSGIIAHESATYALDEAHFIFFGETNNLESTSQRRYIKMYGRKIYEFALTNVPLALKSCLEKSGYNINDVKKILIHQANEKMDEAIVKHFYKLHDMKMPEGIMPMSINTLGNSSVATVPTLYDLILKGKLKDQEINKGDVILFASVGAGMNINAIVYKQ